Proteins from a genomic interval of Diceros bicornis minor isolate mBicDic1 chromosome 34, mDicBic1.mat.cur, whole genome shotgun sequence:
- the LOC131397394 gene encoding LOW QUALITY PROTEIN: leukocyte immunoglobulin-like receptor subfamily B member 4 (The sequence of the model RefSeq protein was modified relative to this genomic sequence to represent the inferred CDS: inserted 1 base in 1 codon; substituted 1 base at 1 genomic stop codon), which yields MGGSARTPTLTALLCLGFCQGLWNRVQAGGSPKPFIWADPSPVVTNGSPVTIWCQGSLQADVYHLYKLRVSKPLKTEAPQDSSNKAAFFIESMSTRTAGLYQCAYNTHRNGWSELSDTLPLFVTGVYSAPSLSSHPGPVVASGENVSLSCSSETTLDTFHLLKEGGADPPTRMKSTTYHGRGQAVFPVGPVNTSHGGTYRCYVSPSFNSYVWSHPSDPLYLKVTDVYREPTLSAHPGSLVLSGDNLTLWCHSKTSFDRFALTKHEGFTAPDRLQGQHSPDFPXGHVNRTHGGQYRCYGGHNLYYAWLVSSAPLDILIAGMYEKPSLSAHPGPSVPSGENVTLQCRSEIWLDTFHLSKEGLPAPPQHLHLXNRAAPFQANFTISPVTSDHEGTYRCYGSNSTAPYLLSLPSDPLDLLVSGDSEDQLSPRESATRWGLKWYWKALIGVSVAFFLLLSLLLFLLIRRWCQGKHRTSDSVHLDPTQRQADLQLPAGAADPEPKDRGLQISSRPAAEAQEETLSDAAMKDTQPEEGVELDHQQGPHDEDPQRVTYAQVNRSRSRLRRGVATSPSPLSEESLDVKSRQAEEDGQMDRQAAASEDPQDVTYAQLNHLTLSWKTTPPSSQSEDPPAEPSVYAALAIH from the exons ATGGGAGGCAGCGCCAGGACACCTACTCTCACTGCCCTTCTCTGTCTCG GGTTTTGTCAGGGCCTGTGGAACCGGGTACAAGCAG GAGGCTCCCCCAAACCCTTCATCTGGGCTGACCCCAGCCCAGTGGTCACCAACGGGAGCCCTGTGACCATCTGGTGTCAGGGGTCTCTGCAGGCTGATGTCTACCATCTGTATAAATTGAGGGTCTCCAAACCCTTGAAAACAGAGGCCCCACAGGACTCCAGCAACAAGGCTGCTTTCTTCATTGAATCTATGAGCACCCGAACTGCAGGACTATATCAGTGTGCATATAACACCCACAGGAATGGCTGGTCAGAGCTCAGTGACACCCTGCCCCTGTTTGTGACAG gagTGTACAGTGCACCCTCCCTCTcatcccacccaggccctgtggtGGCATCAGGAGAGAATGTGTCCCTCTCCTGTAGCTCAGAGACCACCTTGGACACTTTCCATCTgctgaaggaaggaggagctgacCCACCCACACGCATGAAGTCAACGACCTATCATGGGAGGGGGCAGGCTGTCTTCCCTGTGGGCCCTGTGAATACCTCTCATGGGGGGACCTACAGATGCTATGTTTCTCCCAGCTTCAACTCCTATGTGTGGTCACACCCCAGTGACCCATTGTATCTCAAGGTCACAG ATGTGTACAGGGAGCCCACCCTCTCAGCCCACCCTGGCTCGCTGGTGCTCTCTGGAGACAACCTGACTCTCTGGTGTCACTCCAAGACCAGCTTTGATAGATTCGCTCTAACCAAGCATGAGGGGTTCACAGCCCCCGATCGTCTTCAGGGGCAGCACAGCCCCGACTTCC CGGGCCATGTGAATCGCACCCATGGGGGCCAGTATAGATGCTACGGAGGACACAACCTCTACTATGCGTGGTTGGTCTCCAGCGCCCCCTTGGACATCCTGATTG caggaaTGTATGAGAAACCCTCCCTCTCGGCCCATCCAGGGCCTTCAGTGCCCTCAGGAGAGAACGTGACCCTGCAGTGTCGCTCTGAGATCTGGCTGGATACCTTCCACCTGTCCAAGGAGGGGTTACCTGCTCCTCCGCAGCACCTTCATCTGTAGAACAGGGCTGCACCCTTTCAGGCCAACTTCACCATCAGTCCTGTGACCTCAGATCATGAGGGGACCTACAGGTGCTATGGTTCAAACAGCACCGCCCCCTACCTGTTGTCACTCCCCAGCGACCCCCTGGATCTCCTGGTCTCAG GAGACTCTGAGGATCAACTCTCCCCAAGGGAGTCAGCAACAAGGTGGG GTCTCAAATGGTACTGGAAGGCTCTGATAGGAGTCTCGGTGGCCTtcttcctgcttctctccctcctcctcttcctcctcatcagACGCTGGTGTCAGGGCAAACACAGGACGTCAG ACTCTGTCCATCTTGACCCAACCCAGAGACAGGCTGATCTCCAACTCCCTGCAGGAGCTGCAGACCCAGAGCCCAAGGACAGAGGCCTGCAGATCAG ctccagaccagctgctgaggcccaggaagagaccctct CAGATGCTGCCATGAAGGACACACAGCCTGAGGAGGGGGTGGAGCTGGACCATCAG CAGGGCCCCCATGATGAAGACCCCCAGAGAGTGACATATGCCCAGGTGAACCGCTCAAGATCAAGACTCAGGCGGGGAGTGGCAACCTCTCCTTCCCCCCTGTCAGAGGAATCGCTGGACGTGAAGAGCAGACAAGCAGAAGAGGacggacagatggacagacag GCTGCTGCATCTGAAGACCCCCAGGACGTGACCTACGCACAGCTGAACCACTTGACCCTTAGCTGGAAGACAACACCCCCTTCCTCCCAGTCAGAGGATCCCCCAGCAGAGCCCAGCGTGTACGCTGCTCTGGCCATCCACTAG